The following proteins are co-located in the Anser cygnoides isolate HZ-2024a breed goose chromosome 2, Taihu_goose_T2T_genome, whole genome shotgun sequence genome:
- the TSHZ1 gene encoding teashirt homolog 1 isoform X2 encodes MFLSSQHYSYVPEEELKAAEIDEDSVEDDGLSLDIQENEYLCNEEAEIKEAQSYQNSPVSTATNQDAGYGSPFSENSDQLAHFKSTSSKEEKEDPQCTDNVSYPQDSLAQIKAVYANLLSETCWSSLALDLKKSNQTTSNNGISQNENTTSTDTNANSQSTSTTSTNTNTSTTTSSTSNSNNNSNSGGSGYDWHQAALAKTLQQTSSYGLLPEPSLFSTVQLYRQNNKLYGSVFTGASKFRCKDCSAAYDTLVELTVHMNETGHYRDDNRDKEADKTKRWSKPRKRSLMEMEGKEDAQKVLKCMYCGHSFESLQDLSVHMIKTKHYQKVPLKEPVPAITKLVPSTKKRALQDLASPCSPEPTGIAAEASLGESAKDQKTANPYVTPNNRYGYQNGASYTWQFEARKAQILKCMECGSSHDTLQQLTAHMMVTGHFLKVTNSASKKGKQLVLDPVVEEKIQSIPLPPTTHTRLPASNIKKQPDSPVGSTNSEEKKDPEKEKVVVSETEKKIKEENEDSTEKFEPTTLYQYLREEDLDDSPKGGIDILKSLENTVTTAISKAQNGAPSWGGYPSIHAAYQLPGTVKPLQPAVQSVQMQPSYASSVKSLSSEHNALIHSPGNLTPPPHKSNVSAMEELVEKVTGKISVKKEEKPLEKEKSSPVKPMSPAAKENKDFPKLEDTNNKQQQKKSSETEVQKVKKDSPAEAHTPNGTEPLKAKVANGCNNLGIITDHSPEPSFINPLSALQSIMNTHLGKISKPVSPSLDPLAMLYKISNSMLDKPIYPTTPVKQADAIDRYYYENSDQPIDLTKSKNKPLVSSVADSASSPLRESALLDISDMVKNLTGRLTPKSSTPSTVSEKSDADGSSFEEALDELSPVHKRKGRQSNWNPQHLLILQAQFASSLRETPEGKYIMSDLGPQERVHISKFTGLSMTTISHWLANVKYQLRRTGGTKFLKNLDTGHPVFFCNDCASQFRTASTYISHLETHLGFSLKDLSKLPLNQIQEQQNVSKVLASKTLGSLGIAEEDLGSTFQCKLCNRTFASKHAVKLHLSKTHGKSPEDHLIYVTELEKQ; translated from the coding sequence CATATGTTCCTGAGGAGGAattgaaagcagcagaaatagaTGAAGACAGCGTGGAAGATGATGGGCTGTCTCTGGACATCCAGGAGAATGAGTATTTGTGCAATGAAGAAGCGGAGATCAAAGAGGCTCAAAGCTACCAGAACTCCCCAGTCAGCACTGCAACTAATCAGGATGCAGGCTATGGTTCGCCGTTTAGTGAAAACAGCGATCAGCTGGCCCATTTCAAAAGCACTTCctctaaagaagagaaggaggatCCTCAGTGCACAGACAATGTTTCCTATCCACAGGACAGCTTGGCACAAATAAAAGCTGTGTATGCAAATTTGCTTTCAGAGACTTGCTGGTCCAGTTTAGCTTTGGACTTAAAGAAATCCAATCAAACCACCAGCAACAATGGAATCAGCCAGAATGAAAACACCACCAGTACTGACACCAACGCCAATTCCCAGAGTACTAGCACTACCAGTACCAACACTAATACCAGTACGACTACCAGTAGTACTAGCAACAgtaataataacagtaacagTGGTGGCTCAGGTTATGACTGGCACCAAGCTGCATTAGCTAAAACTTTGCAGCAGACCTCGTCATATGGACTTCTCCCAGAGCCTAGTCTTTTCAGCACAGTACAGCTTTACCGGCAAAACAATAAACTTTATGGGTCTGTGTTCACCGGTGCTAGTAAGTTCCGATGTAAAGACTGCAGTGCAGCCTATGACACACTGGTGGAGCTAACAGTGCACATGAATGAAACTGGACATTACCGTGATGACAACAGAGACAAAGAAGCTGATAAGACCAAACGGTGGTCAAAGCCGAGGAAACGATCACTCATGGAAATGGAAGGCAAAGAGGATGCTCAAAAAGTGCTGAAGTGCATGTACTGTGGGCATTCGTTTGAGTCCTTGCAAGACCTCAGCGTCCAtatgataaaaacaaagcattaccAGAAAGTGCCTCTGAAGGAGCCAGTACCAGCCATCACTAAATTGGTCCCTTCTACCAAAAAAAGAGCACTTCAGGACTTAGCTTCACCTTGTTCACCGGAGCCAACAGGGATTGCTGCAGAAGCTTCACTGGGTGAATCTGCAAAGGATCAGAAAACTGCCAACCCCTACGTGACTCCAAACAACCGCTATGGCTATCAAAATGGTGCTAGCTACACTTGGCAGTTTGAGGCACGCAAAGCCCAAATACTGAAATGCATGGAATGTGGCAGTTCCCATGACACGTTGCAGCAGCTCACTGCTCACATGATGGTCACTGGTCATTTTTTGAAGGTGACCAATTCTGCTTCcaaaaaaggcaaacagctAGTACTGGACCCTGTGGTGGAGGAGAAGATACAGTCTATACCTCTTCCACCCACCACCCACACAAGACTACCAGCCTCCAACATTAAAAAGCAGCCCGATTCCCCAGTGGGCTCCACAaactcagaggaaaagaaagacccagagaaggaaaaagtggTGGTcagtgaaacagagaaaaagattaaagaagaGAATGAGGACTCTACAGAGAAATTTGAGCCAACGACTTTGTATCAGTACCTCAGAGAGGAGGACCTAGATGACAGTCCCAAAGGCGGAATAGACATACTGAAATCCCTCGAGAACACGGTGACAACAGCTATCAGCAAAGCTCAGAACGGAGCACCTTCCTGGGGAGGGTATCCCAGTATTCATGCAGCTTACCAGCTCCCAGGAACAGTCAAACCCCTTCAGCCCGCTGTGCAGAGTGTTCAAATGCAGCCATCTTACGCCAGCAGTGTAAAATCACTGTCTTCAGAACACAACGCGCTCATCCATTCCCCAGGCAATCTCACACCCCCGCCTCACAAGAGCAATGTATCTGCTATGGAAGAACTGGTGGAGAAAGTTACAGGTAAAATCAGcgtgaagaaggaagaaaagcctctggagaaagagaagagttCTCCAGTCAAACCCATGTCACCTGctgctaaagaaaacaaagacttcCCCAAATTGGAAGACACAAataacaaacagcagcagaagaaaagctctGAGACAGAAGTTCAGAAGGTTAAAAAGGATAGTCCAGCAGAAGCACATACTCCAAATGGTACAGAGCCACTAAAAGCAAAGGTTGCAAACGGCTGTAACAATTTAGGAATCATCACAGACCATTCACCTGAGCCATCCTTCATTAATCCACTGAGCGCTTTACAGTCCATTATGAATACTCACTTAGGCAAAATTTCTAAGCCGGTAAGCCCCTCTCTGGACCCTTTGGCCATGCTGTACAAAATTAGCAACAGCATGTTGGACAAACCCATTTACCCAACCACTCCGGTCAAGCAGGCTGATGCTATTGACCGGTATTACTATGAGAACAGTGATCAACCGATTGATTTAACCAAGTCCAAAAACAAACCTCTTGTTTCCAGTGTGGCTGACTCTGCCTCGTCTCCGCTAAGGGAGAGCGCCCTGTTGGATATTTCTGATATGGTGAAGAACCTCACAGGGCGTTTGACACCCAAGTCTTCAACTCCATCTACTGTGTCGGAAAAGTCGGATGCTGACGGGAGCAGTTTTGAGGAAGCTCTGGATGAACTGTCTCCAGTACACAAGAGGAAGGGCAGACAGTCCAACTGGAACCCTCAACATCTTCTGATCCTTCAAGCCCAGTTTGCTTCCAGCTTGAGGGAGACCCCAGAAGGCAAATACATTATGTCGGACCTAGGTCCACAAGAGCGGGTACACATCTCTAAGTTTACTGGTCTTTCCATGACCACAATTAGCCACTGGCTGGCCAATGTGAAGTATCAGTTAAGGAGGACAGGTGGAAccaaatttttaaagaatttggaCACAGGAcatcctgttttcttttgcaatgaTTGTGCCTCTCAGTTCAGGACTGCTTCTACATACATAAGTCACTTAGAGACACACCTAGGGTTTAGTTTGAAGGATCTGTCAAAGTTGCCACTTAATCAGATTCAAGAACAGCAGAATGTTTCAAAAGTCCTCGCAAGCAAGACTTTGGGCTCACTTGGAATAGCTGAGGAGGACTTAGGCTCCACATTCCAGTGTAAGCTCTGTAACCGAACTTTTGCAAGCAAGCATGCAGTCAAACTGCACCTTAGTAAAACACATGGCAAGTCCCCAGAGGACCATCTGATCTATGTAACTGAGTTAGAAAAACAATAG
- the TSHZ1 gene encoding teashirt homolog 1 isoform X1 has translation MPRRKQQAPRRSAAYVPEEELKAAEIDEDSVEDDGLSLDIQENEYLCNEEAEIKEAQSYQNSPVSTATNQDAGYGSPFSENSDQLAHFKSTSSKEEKEDPQCTDNVSYPQDSLAQIKAVYANLLSETCWSSLALDLKKSNQTTSNNGISQNENTTSTDTNANSQSTSTTSTNTNTSTTTSSTSNSNNNSNSGGSGYDWHQAALAKTLQQTSSYGLLPEPSLFSTVQLYRQNNKLYGSVFTGASKFRCKDCSAAYDTLVELTVHMNETGHYRDDNRDKEADKTKRWSKPRKRSLMEMEGKEDAQKVLKCMYCGHSFESLQDLSVHMIKTKHYQKVPLKEPVPAITKLVPSTKKRALQDLASPCSPEPTGIAAEASLGESAKDQKTANPYVTPNNRYGYQNGASYTWQFEARKAQILKCMECGSSHDTLQQLTAHMMVTGHFLKVTNSASKKGKQLVLDPVVEEKIQSIPLPPTTHTRLPASNIKKQPDSPVGSTNSEEKKDPEKEKVVVSETEKKIKEENEDSTEKFEPTTLYQYLREEDLDDSPKGGIDILKSLENTVTTAISKAQNGAPSWGGYPSIHAAYQLPGTVKPLQPAVQSVQMQPSYASSVKSLSSEHNALIHSPGNLTPPPHKSNVSAMEELVEKVTGKISVKKEEKPLEKEKSSPVKPMSPAAKENKDFPKLEDTNNKQQQKKSSETEVQKVKKDSPAEAHTPNGTEPLKAKVANGCNNLGIITDHSPEPSFINPLSALQSIMNTHLGKISKPVSPSLDPLAMLYKISNSMLDKPIYPTTPVKQADAIDRYYYENSDQPIDLTKSKNKPLVSSVADSASSPLRESALLDISDMVKNLTGRLTPKSSTPSTVSEKSDADGSSFEEALDELSPVHKRKGRQSNWNPQHLLILQAQFASSLRETPEGKYIMSDLGPQERVHISKFTGLSMTTISHWLANVKYQLRRTGGTKFLKNLDTGHPVFFCNDCASQFRTASTYISHLETHLGFSLKDLSKLPLNQIQEQQNVSKVLASKTLGSLGIAEEDLGSTFQCKLCNRTFASKHAVKLHLSKTHGKSPEDHLIYVTELEKQ, from the coding sequence CATATGTTCCTGAGGAGGAattgaaagcagcagaaatagaTGAAGACAGCGTGGAAGATGATGGGCTGTCTCTGGACATCCAGGAGAATGAGTATTTGTGCAATGAAGAAGCGGAGATCAAAGAGGCTCAAAGCTACCAGAACTCCCCAGTCAGCACTGCAACTAATCAGGATGCAGGCTATGGTTCGCCGTTTAGTGAAAACAGCGATCAGCTGGCCCATTTCAAAAGCACTTCctctaaagaagagaaggaggatCCTCAGTGCACAGACAATGTTTCCTATCCACAGGACAGCTTGGCACAAATAAAAGCTGTGTATGCAAATTTGCTTTCAGAGACTTGCTGGTCCAGTTTAGCTTTGGACTTAAAGAAATCCAATCAAACCACCAGCAACAATGGAATCAGCCAGAATGAAAACACCACCAGTACTGACACCAACGCCAATTCCCAGAGTACTAGCACTACCAGTACCAACACTAATACCAGTACGACTACCAGTAGTACTAGCAACAgtaataataacagtaacagTGGTGGCTCAGGTTATGACTGGCACCAAGCTGCATTAGCTAAAACTTTGCAGCAGACCTCGTCATATGGACTTCTCCCAGAGCCTAGTCTTTTCAGCACAGTACAGCTTTACCGGCAAAACAATAAACTTTATGGGTCTGTGTTCACCGGTGCTAGTAAGTTCCGATGTAAAGACTGCAGTGCAGCCTATGACACACTGGTGGAGCTAACAGTGCACATGAATGAAACTGGACATTACCGTGATGACAACAGAGACAAAGAAGCTGATAAGACCAAACGGTGGTCAAAGCCGAGGAAACGATCACTCATGGAAATGGAAGGCAAAGAGGATGCTCAAAAAGTGCTGAAGTGCATGTACTGTGGGCATTCGTTTGAGTCCTTGCAAGACCTCAGCGTCCAtatgataaaaacaaagcattaccAGAAAGTGCCTCTGAAGGAGCCAGTACCAGCCATCACTAAATTGGTCCCTTCTACCAAAAAAAGAGCACTTCAGGACTTAGCTTCACCTTGTTCACCGGAGCCAACAGGGATTGCTGCAGAAGCTTCACTGGGTGAATCTGCAAAGGATCAGAAAACTGCCAACCCCTACGTGACTCCAAACAACCGCTATGGCTATCAAAATGGTGCTAGCTACACTTGGCAGTTTGAGGCACGCAAAGCCCAAATACTGAAATGCATGGAATGTGGCAGTTCCCATGACACGTTGCAGCAGCTCACTGCTCACATGATGGTCACTGGTCATTTTTTGAAGGTGACCAATTCTGCTTCcaaaaaaggcaaacagctAGTACTGGACCCTGTGGTGGAGGAGAAGATACAGTCTATACCTCTTCCACCCACCACCCACACAAGACTACCAGCCTCCAACATTAAAAAGCAGCCCGATTCCCCAGTGGGCTCCACAaactcagaggaaaagaaagacccagagaaggaaaaagtggTGGTcagtgaaacagagaaaaagattaaagaagaGAATGAGGACTCTACAGAGAAATTTGAGCCAACGACTTTGTATCAGTACCTCAGAGAGGAGGACCTAGATGACAGTCCCAAAGGCGGAATAGACATACTGAAATCCCTCGAGAACACGGTGACAACAGCTATCAGCAAAGCTCAGAACGGAGCACCTTCCTGGGGAGGGTATCCCAGTATTCATGCAGCTTACCAGCTCCCAGGAACAGTCAAACCCCTTCAGCCCGCTGTGCAGAGTGTTCAAATGCAGCCATCTTACGCCAGCAGTGTAAAATCACTGTCTTCAGAACACAACGCGCTCATCCATTCCCCAGGCAATCTCACACCCCCGCCTCACAAGAGCAATGTATCTGCTATGGAAGAACTGGTGGAGAAAGTTACAGGTAAAATCAGcgtgaagaaggaagaaaagcctctggagaaagagaagagttCTCCAGTCAAACCCATGTCACCTGctgctaaagaaaacaaagacttcCCCAAATTGGAAGACACAAataacaaacagcagcagaagaaaagctctGAGACAGAAGTTCAGAAGGTTAAAAAGGATAGTCCAGCAGAAGCACATACTCCAAATGGTACAGAGCCACTAAAAGCAAAGGTTGCAAACGGCTGTAACAATTTAGGAATCATCACAGACCATTCACCTGAGCCATCCTTCATTAATCCACTGAGCGCTTTACAGTCCATTATGAATACTCACTTAGGCAAAATTTCTAAGCCGGTAAGCCCCTCTCTGGACCCTTTGGCCATGCTGTACAAAATTAGCAACAGCATGTTGGACAAACCCATTTACCCAACCACTCCGGTCAAGCAGGCTGATGCTATTGACCGGTATTACTATGAGAACAGTGATCAACCGATTGATTTAACCAAGTCCAAAAACAAACCTCTTGTTTCCAGTGTGGCTGACTCTGCCTCGTCTCCGCTAAGGGAGAGCGCCCTGTTGGATATTTCTGATATGGTGAAGAACCTCACAGGGCGTTTGACACCCAAGTCTTCAACTCCATCTACTGTGTCGGAAAAGTCGGATGCTGACGGGAGCAGTTTTGAGGAAGCTCTGGATGAACTGTCTCCAGTACACAAGAGGAAGGGCAGACAGTCCAACTGGAACCCTCAACATCTTCTGATCCTTCAAGCCCAGTTTGCTTCCAGCTTGAGGGAGACCCCAGAAGGCAAATACATTATGTCGGACCTAGGTCCACAAGAGCGGGTACACATCTCTAAGTTTACTGGTCTTTCCATGACCACAATTAGCCACTGGCTGGCCAATGTGAAGTATCAGTTAAGGAGGACAGGTGGAAccaaatttttaaagaatttggaCACAGGAcatcctgttttcttttgcaatgaTTGTGCCTCTCAGTTCAGGACTGCTTCTACATACATAAGTCACTTAGAGACACACCTAGGGTTTAGTTTGAAGGATCTGTCAAAGTTGCCACTTAATCAGATTCAAGAACAGCAGAATGTTTCAAAAGTCCTCGCAAGCAAGACTTTGGGCTCACTTGGAATAGCTGAGGAGGACTTAGGCTCCACATTCCAGTGTAAGCTCTGTAACCGAACTTTTGCAAGCAAGCATGCAGTCAAACTGCACCTTAGTAAAACACATGGCAAGTCCCCAGAGGACCATCTGATCTATGTAACTGAGTTAGAAAAACAATAG